A stretch of Flavobacterium sp. N2270 DNA encodes these proteins:
- a CDS encoding 2OG-Fe(II) oxygenase, whose translation MEDLQLNPQYEKIIDDLLNQQYSIVDDFFLMKEVENLRSSLLDKYDEEDFKKAAIGNQFNELIVKAIRGDFIFWIDEKLANAKELAFFEKIEHFTNYLNRTCFLGIQEREFHYALYPEGTFYKRHLDTFQNDDSRKLSLVCYLNDEDWLPEYGGELVIYKDGEDDIKVYPLKGRMVVFESQILEHEVKPVKQERLSITGWLKTRKINL comes from the coding sequence ATGGAAGATCTACAATTGAACCCGCAATACGAAAAGATAATTGACGATCTTTTAAACCAGCAATATAGTATTGTTGATGACTTCTTTTTGATGAAAGAAGTTGAAAACCTCCGTTCAAGCTTACTTGATAAGTATGATGAAGAAGATTTTAAAAAAGCTGCTATTGGAAACCAATTCAATGAATTAATTGTGAAAGCAATTAGAGGTGATTTTATTTTTTGGATAGATGAAAAACTAGCTAATGCAAAAGAATTAGCGTTTTTTGAAAAAATAGAACATTTTACTAATTACCTTAATAGGACTTGTTTTTTAGGAATTCAAGAAAGAGAATTTCATTATGCACTATACCCTGAAGGAACTTTTTATAAAAGACATTTAGATACTTTTCAAAATGATGATAGTAGAAAATTATCATTAGTATGTTATTTAAATGATGAAGATTGGTTGCCAGAATATGGCGGAGAATTAGTCATTTATAAAGACGGTGAAGATGACATTAAGGTTTACCCATTAAAAGGAAGAATGGTTGTTTTTGAAAGCCAGATTCTTGAGCATGAAGTAAAGCCTGTAAAACAAGAAAGATTAAGCATTACAGGGTGGTTAAAAACAAGAAAAATTAATCTTTAG
- a CDS encoding GNAT family N-acetyltransferase: MIIRKGEPKDMQAVLDLIIELAIFEKEPDAVVVTVEDLIRDGFSEQPLFHTFVAERDNEIIGIALYYYRYSTWKGKTIHLEDLVVKESARGTGAGIALYSEIIKQGKKDNVRRIEWNVLDWNTNAIEFYKKSGAKILEDWYVVQMDEAGIESFVKNN; this comes from the coding sequence ATGATTATTCGAAAAGGAGAACCAAAAGACATGCAAGCTGTTTTAGATTTAATCATAGAACTTGCAATATTTGAAAAAGAACCCGATGCAGTTGTGGTTACTGTAGAGGATTTAATTCGCGATGGTTTTTCTGAACAACCGCTTTTTCATACTTTTGTTGCTGAAAGAGATAATGAAATTATTGGAATTGCTCTTTATTATTATCGATATTCTACTTGGAAAGGAAAAACTATTCATTTAGAAGATTTAGTGGTTAAAGAATCAGCTCGTGGAACTGGTGCTGGCATTGCTTTGTATAGCGAAATAATTAAACAGGGTAAAAAAGACAATGTGCGAAGAATTGAATGGAATGTTTTAGATTGGAATACAAATGCAATAGAGTTCTATAAAAAATCAGGTGCAAAAATATTAGAAGATTGGTATGTAGTACAAATGGATGAAGCAGGTATTGAATCTTTTGTAAAAAATAACTAG
- a CDS encoding HupE/UreJ family protein yields MSQFWLYFKLGLDHVLDIHAYDHVMFLIALMVPYAFKDWKRIFLLVSLFTLGHTLSLILSVFGTVVIAPKYVEFLIPITILITAVFHLFTAGKSSRKESISFVAVVTLFFGIIHGLGFSNYFNSILPGSAADKLLPLLEFALGIEASQIIVVFVVLVISYIAQTFFRFSKRDWALVLSAFIIGLVLPMLIENEIWNR; encoded by the coding sequence ATGTCCCAATTCTGGCTTTATTTTAAATTAGGTCTCGATCATGTATTAGACATTCATGCTTATGATCATGTAATGTTTTTAATTGCTTTAATGGTTCCTTATGCTTTTAAGGACTGGAAACGTATTTTTTTATTGGTTTCTCTTTTTACATTAGGACATACATTATCATTAATATTGTCTGTTTTTGGAACAGTAGTTATTGCTCCAAAATATGTTGAGTTTTTAATTCCCATTACGATACTAATTACCGCTGTATTTCATCTTTTTACCGCCGGAAAATCATCAAGAAAAGAAAGCATTTCTTTTGTTGCTGTTGTTACTTTGTTTTTTGGAATAATTCATGGATTAGGTTTTTCAAATTATTTTAATTCTATTTTGCCAGGAAGCGCAGCTGATAAATTATTACCGTTATTAGAATTTGCATTAGGAATAGAAGCTTCACAAATAATTGTAGTATTTGTAGTTCTTGTAATTAGTTACATAGCGCAAACATTTTTTAGATTTTCTAAAAGAGATTGGGCATTAGTATTGTCAGCTTTTATAATTGGTTTAGTTTTGCCAATGTTAATTGAAAATGAAATTTGGAACAGATAA
- a CDS encoding TerB family tellurite resistance protein → MSFSDLFDNEFKNRNKSHFSAIVRVALSDGELSSEEREFLDKLAIRLDISKTEYEEILENPSKYPINPPVLYTQRLERLYDLARMVYADHVLGPKQKQILTRLSLGLGFTPSNVEYIVNKALSLLVLNVDLDTFMYEMQHMNK, encoded by the coding sequence ATGTCATTTTCAGATTTATTTGATAACGAATTTAAAAACAGAAATAAAAGTCATTTTTCTGCAATTGTTAGAGTTGCTTTGTCTGACGGAGAATTGTCTTCAGAAGAAAGAGAATTTTTAGACAAATTAGCAATTAGACTTGATATTTCAAAAACAGAATATGAAGAGATTTTAGAAAACCCTTCAAAATATCCTATTAACCCTCCAGTTTTATATACTCAAAGATTAGAGAGATTGTATGATTTAGCTAGAATGGTTTATGCTGATCATGTTTTGGGACCAAAACAAAAACAAATTTTAACTCGCCTTTCATTAGGTTTAGGATTTACACCAAGTAATGTTGAATACATTGTGAATAAAGCGCTTTCATTATTAGTTCTAAATGTAGATTTAGATACTTTTATGTATGAAATGCAACACATGAATAAATAA
- the fbp gene encoding class 1 fructose-bisphosphatase — protein MEERNTTLGEFIIENQTSFQYSTGELSRIINSIRLAAKVVNYKVNKAGLVDIVGAAGEQNIQGEDQQKLDVYANEVFIQTLINREIVCGIASEENDDFITVAGSDNSHNNKYVVLMDPLDGSSNIDVNVSVGTIFSVYRRVSPVGTPVTEADFLQPGTQQVAAGYVIYGTSTMIVYTTGHGVNGFTLNPAIGTFYLSHPNMQFSKDGHIYSINEGNYIHFPQGVKNYLKYCQAEEGDRPYTSRYIGSLVSDFHRNMIKGGIYIYPTSSKAPKGKLRLLYECNPMAFLAEQAGGKASDGYNRIMEIQPTELHQRVPFFCGSFNMVEKAEEFMKNS, from the coding sequence ATGGAAGAAAGAAATACCACTTTAGGCGAATTTATTATTGAAAATCAAACCTCATTTCAATATTCAACTGGAGAATTATCGAGAATAATTAACTCTATTCGTTTGGCAGCAAAAGTTGTCAATTATAAAGTAAACAAAGCAGGATTAGTAGATATTGTTGGTGCTGCTGGAGAACAAAATATTCAAGGAGAAGATCAACAGAAGTTAGATGTTTATGCAAATGAAGTGTTTATTCAAACTTTAATTAATAGAGAAATTGTTTGTGGAATTGCTTCCGAAGAAAATGACGATTTCATTACTGTTGCAGGTTCAGATAACAGTCATAATAATAAATATGTTGTTTTAATGGATCCTTTAGATGGTTCTTCAAATATTGATGTAAATGTTTCAGTGGGGACAATATTTTCAGTGTATAGAAGAGTTTCCCCAGTAGGCACTCCAGTAACAGAAGCCGATTTTTTACAACCCGGTACACAACAAGTTGCTGCGGGTTATGTTATTTATGGGACATCTACCATGATTGTTTATACAACAGGTCACGGTGTTAATGGATTTACATTAAATCCCGCTATTGGAACATTTTACTTATCGCATCCCAATATGCAATTTTCTAAAGACGGACACATTTATTCAATAAACGAAGGGAATTATATTCATTTTCCTCAAGGAGTTAAAAATTATTTAAAATATTGTCAAGCAGAAGAAGGCGATCGTCCTTATACATCTAGATATATTGGAAGTTTGGTTTCTGATTTTCACAGAAATATGATTAAAGGAGGAATTTATATTTATCCAACAAGTTCTAAAGCTCCAAAAGGTAAACTAAGATTGTTATATGAATGTAATCCTATGGCATTTTTAGCAGAACAAGCAGGTGGAAAAGCATCTGATGGTTATAATAGAATTATGGAAATTCAACCTACAGAATTACATCAAAGAGTTCCGTTCTTTTGTGGAAGTTTTAATATGGTAGAAAAAGCCGAAGAATTCATGAAGAATTCATAA
- a CDS encoding deoxycytidylate deaminase has protein sequence MSEKKSKYDKAYLRIAKEWGQLSYCKRKQVGAIIVKDRMIISDGYNGTPSGFENCCEDEDNLTKWYVLHAEANAISKVARSTQSCENATLYITLSPCKDCSKLIHQSGIKRVVYHEEYKDTSGVDFLRKAGVEVELFPDLSK, from the coding sequence ATGTCAGAGAAAAAATCAAAATACGACAAAGCTTATTTGAGAATTGCTAAAGAATGGGGACAGTTGTCTTATTGTAAAAGAAAACAAGTTGGAGCCATTATTGTAAAAGACAGAATGATTATTTCTGATGGTTACAATGGAACACCTTCTGGATTTGAAAATTGCTGTGAAGATGAAGACAATCTTACAAAATGGTATGTTTTACATGCAGAAGCAAATGCGATTTCAAAAGTTGCACGTTCTACACAATCATGTGAAAACGCTACGTTATATATTACTCTTTCTCCTTGTAAAGATTGTAGTAAGTTAATCCATCAATCCGGAATAAAAAGAGTCGTTTATCACGAAGAATATAAAGATACTTCAGGTGTAGATTTTTTAAGAAAAGCAGGAGTAGAAGTAGAATTGTTTCCAGACTTAAGTAAATAA
- a CDS encoding S41 family peptidase produces MKVNKIYFPIIIAMAVAFGLLLGNNLNNSPELSGKNTYKHKLNKLIDFIEREYVDEINTDSIVDLTVNGILENLDPHSVYIAKNELQFVNESMKGDFVGIGVNFYMYKDSLAVIKPIPNGPSEKAGILAGDRILFAGKTQLFDKNITNDTLLAKLKGQENSKIELLVYRKSVNKKFKFTVTRGVVPIKSVDVALMVNNKKGYIKINRFAETTYTEFHKALLDLKKQGMNELIIDLRDNGGGYLEIANQIADEILKENVLIVKTKNKKGNIDKTLATNKGDFENGKVYILINENSASASEILAGAVQDNDRGTIVGRRSFGKGLVQREMPLGDGSAVRLTVARYYTPSGRSIQKPYADKGAQYFNEFEKRFESGELYEADTIKVADSLKFKTKKGRIVYGGGGISPDIFVPFQAKNMDDVTLMIMQSGLLSYYVFEQIDNDRNFFNKLTKEQLREELLNNEKYLSGFKKYVAQSGFILNFSSEKEKVNNYLFAEFVKQLFDEKEYYQIILNEDEMVKKVLEIK; encoded by the coding sequence ATGAAAGTTAATAAGATTTATTTTCCCATCATAATTGCAATGGCAGTTGCTTTTGGATTGCTTTTGGGTAATAACTTGAATAATTCTCCTGAACTTTCTGGTAAAAACACATATAAACATAAGCTTAATAAACTCATAGATTTTATCGAAAGAGAATATGTTGATGAAATCAATACTGATTCTATAGTAGATTTAACCGTAAATGGAATTCTTGAAAATTTAGACCCACATTCAGTTTATATTGCTAAAAACGAACTTCAATTTGTAAACGAAAGCATGAAAGGTGACTTCGTAGGGATTGGAGTAAATTTTTATATGTATAAAGATTCATTAGCTGTTATTAAACCAATACCTAATGGTCCTTCAGAAAAAGCAGGAATTTTAGCGGGTGACCGAATTTTATTTGCAGGTAAAACGCAATTGTTCGATAAAAATATTACAAACGATACTTTATTAGCTAAGTTAAAAGGGCAAGAGAATTCAAAAATTGAACTTTTAGTTTATAGAAAATCAGTCAATAAAAAATTTAAATTTACTGTAACTAGGGGAGTTGTTCCAATAAAAAGCGTTGATGTAGCCTTAATGGTTAATAACAAGAAAGGTTACATTAAAATAAACCGATTTGCAGAAACTACTTATACCGAATTCCATAAAGCACTTTTAGATTTGAAAAAACAAGGCATGAATGAATTAATTATCGATTTAAGAGATAACGGAGGCGGTTATTTAGAAATTGCCAATCAAATTGCTGATGAAATTTTAAAAGAAAATGTATTAATAGTTAAAACGAAAAATAAAAAAGGTAATATAGACAAAACATTAGCAACTAATAAAGGAGATTTTGAAAACGGAAAAGTCTATATTCTAATTAATGAAAATAGCGCTTCAGCAAGTGAAATTTTAGCAGGTGCGGTTCAAGATAACGATAGAGGAACAATTGTAGGTAGAAGATCTTTTGGAAAAGGATTGGTGCAAAGAGAAATGCCTTTAGGAGATGGATCTGCTGTTAGATTAACGGTTGCAAGATATTACACGCCTTCTGGTCGTTCTATACAAAAACCTTATGCAGACAAAGGAGCGCAATATTTTAATGAGTTTGAAAAGCGTTTTGAAAGCGGAGAATTATATGAAGCAGACACAATTAAGGTAGCCGACAGTTTAAAGTTTAAAACCAAAAAAGGAAGAATCGTTTACGGCGGAGGCGGAATATCTCCTGATATTTTTGTGCCTTTTCAAGCTAAAAACATGGATGATGTTACTCTCATGATAATGCAATCTGGATTGTTAAGTTATTATGTTTTTGAACAAATAGACAATGATAGAAACTTTTTTAATAAATTAACAAAAGAACAATTAAGAGAAGAGTTACTGAATAATGAAAAGTATTTATCAGGTTTTAAAAAATACGTTGCACAAAGTGGATTTATTTTAAACTTTTCTTCTGAAAAAGAAAAAGTAAATAATTATTTATTTGCCGAATTTGTCAAACAACTGTTTGATGAAAAGGAGTATTACCAAATCATTTTAAATGAAGATGAAATGGTAAAGAAGGTGTTGGAAATTAAATAA
- a CDS encoding T9SS type B sorting domain-containing protein, which produces MKRFLIITILFITNLTVAQLSNRHWLPPLHANEESDSNLILDHYLYLSTPEVTSFQVIVKNGAGIPISGSPFTISQGNPVRIQIGAGQPSTMFLDKIDVGSVKSDKGLILEAPFDFYASFRVRSANHAEFLSSKGETGAGTVFRLGSLPQSDFGTIRNFVSSFMATEDNTTVNLSDYDPNISFIIGNTTQVLANQNFTLNQGQSVVISGYANTTENLAGFVGALLTSDKPIVVNTGNLAGGLSPANQGQDFNLDQIVPLSQVGTEYVIVKGSENDESEFPLVIAHVNNTEIFVNGSTTPLVTLNAGEYFLIPPSNYNGASGNRNMYIRSNEKIFLYQIISGSNSSNATSGFYFIPPLSCFWQKSVDLIPSFNSIGGTNYSGSIIIAAETGSQININNIPTTASPITVAGNPNWVSYKITGLNGNVKVESTGALAVGVYGFSGNAGYGGYFSGFGNVPNDSQTVICTGNIVNLFDRIPGNPDTGGTWTLPDATTFTGTLMFDPATSQVGVYTYTFTKTCDGISRSYPILLDVSIQQGPYAGANSTQSYCTTDAITDLFSLLGTGVTTGGNWTFNGVARANGSLDPSTDVSGNYTYTIPASGVCDATSATITITVNQTPSIVAVSDYEECDNTLVDSDDTNGQTVFSLTTKNSDVLNGQTGINVTYHDLESQAIAGTNAITTIHTANRIIYVRLTNTSTNCYATTSFNLVVNPKPVAVSEIFLKQCDDDTDASTNFNLTDANDFISTDTSLIFTYHNSQSGANNNNDLIANELNHIASNGSVIWVRSETPKGCYRVTKVNLVVSTTQIPASFNPAPLEECDDYVDATNLANDGFDNFDIETAFTQLIKNVFPVGQRPFLEISYYESYDDALLIVNPITNSTDYRNITANAQPIWARVDSSLNTDSGCKGIKELRLVVNPLPDVDLGVNFTLCVDPVTGIGSEIVDATPATPGNYQYVWTPSNPNVDALGNESAQFDITQAGTFSVIVSNSTTGCQNFDSITADFSSEPATFTANVITPAFSTGLTTIECIATGGFGTYEYSLNLIDWQTSPIFTDLPNGTYTAYVRDIQGCDILSVPNLFAITYPNFFTPNGDGYHDTWNITDLDDTYNANIFIYDRYGKLLKQITPNGQGWNGTFNGQPLPSTDYWFRIEYTESNVRKEFKSHFSLIR; this is translated from the coding sequence ATGAAGCGTTTTCTAATTATTACTATATTATTTATTACTAACTTAACTGTTGCACAGTTGAGTAACAGACATTGGTTGCCACCATTGCATGCTAATGAAGAATCCGATTCAAATTTAATTTTAGATCATTACTTATATTTATCTACCCCTGAAGTAACATCTTTTCAAGTAATTGTAAAAAATGGAGCTGGAATTCCTATTTCTGGTTCGCCATTTACTATTTCACAAGGAAATCCTGTGAGAATTCAAATTGGAGCAGGACAGCCTTCTACAATGTTTTTAGACAAGATAGATGTTGGAAGTGTTAAATCTGACAAAGGTTTAATTTTAGAAGCTCCATTTGATTTTTATGCTAGTTTTAGAGTACGATCTGCAAATCATGCCGAATTTTTATCATCAAAAGGAGAAACTGGTGCAGGAACTGTTTTTAGGTTAGGTAGCCTACCTCAGTCAGATTTTGGAACTATCCGAAATTTTGTTTCTAGTTTTATGGCTACTGAAGATAATACAACGGTAAATCTAAGTGATTATGATCCTAATATTTCATTTATAATTGGCAATACTACTCAAGTTTTAGCAAATCAAAATTTTACATTAAACCAAGGACAAAGTGTTGTAATATCAGGGTATGCAAATACAACTGAAAATTTAGCCGGTTTTGTAGGTGCGTTATTAACTTCCGACAAACCAATTGTTGTTAATACGGGGAATTTAGCAGGCGGATTATCTCCTGCAAATCAAGGTCAGGATTTTAATTTAGATCAAATAGTACCCTTATCGCAAGTAGGTACAGAATATGTTATTGTAAAAGGTAGTGAAAATGATGAATCAGAATTTCCATTAGTAATAGCACATGTAAACAATACAGAAATTTTTGTAAATGGAAGCACAACACCATTAGTAACTCTAAATGCTGGTGAATATTTTTTAATCCCTCCTTCAAATTATAATGGAGCATCGGGTAATAGAAATATGTACATAAGAAGTAATGAAAAAATATTCTTATATCAAATAATTTCTGGAAGTAATTCAAGTAATGCTACTTCTGGGTTTTATTTTATTCCGCCATTAAGTTGTTTTTGGCAAAAAAGCGTAGATTTAATACCTTCATTTAATAGTATTGGAGGAACAAATTATTCTGGAAGCATTATAATTGCAGCTGAAACTGGATCCCAAATAAACATAAACAATATACCAACTACAGCTTCTCCAATTACGGTTGCTGGAAACCCAAATTGGGTTTCATATAAAATTACTGGATTAAATGGAAATGTAAAAGTAGAATCTACAGGAGCATTAGCTGTTGGGGTATATGGATTTAGTGGTAACGCTGGTTATGGAGGTTATTTTTCAGGTTTTGGAAACGTCCCAAATGATTCTCAAACTGTTATATGCACAGGCAATATTGTAAACCTTTTCGACAGAATACCAGGTAATCCAGATACTGGCGGTACATGGACACTTCCAGATGCTACAACATTTACAGGCACATTAATGTTTGACCCCGCAACTAGTCAAGTTGGGGTTTATACTTATACATTTACAAAAACATGTGATGGTATTAGTAGGAGTTATCCTATTTTATTAGATGTCTCAATACAACAAGGTCCTTACGCGGGAGCTAATTCAACTCAATCATATTGTACAACAGATGCAATAACCGATTTATTTAGCTTGCTTGGAACTGGTGTTACAACTGGTGGAAACTGGACTTTTAATGGTGTTGCTAGAGCAAATGGAAGTTTAGACCCATCGACAGATGTATCAGGAAATTATACTTATACAATCCCTGCAAGTGGTGTCTGTGATGCAACTTCTGCTACAATTACTATAACTGTAAATCAAACACCTTCAATTGTTGCAGTTTCTGATTATGAAGAATGCGATAATACTTTAGTTGATAGTGACGATACAAATGGACAAACGGTCTTTTCATTAACTACTAAAAATAGTGATGTATTAAATGGTCAAACAGGTATTAATGTTACATATCATGATTTAGAATCTCAAGCTATTGCAGGAACAAATGCAATTACAACCATTCATACAGCAAATAGAATTATTTATGTTCGCTTAACAAACACTTCAACTAATTGTTACGCTACAACTTCATTTAATTTGGTTGTAAACCCAAAACCTGTCGCTGTTAGTGAAATTTTTCTAAAACAATGTGATGATGATACTGATGCTAGTACAAACTTTAATTTAACTGATGCTAACGATTTTATTTCAACAGATACTAGCTTAATCTTTACTTATCATAACTCACAATCTGGAGCAAACAATAACAATGATTTAATTGCTAATGAGTTGAATCATATTGCATCAAACGGAAGTGTTATTTGGGTAAGAAGCGAAACGCCTAAAGGGTGTTACAGGGTAACTAAAGTTAATTTAGTAGTGTCTACAACTCAAATTCCTGCTTCGTTTAACCCAGCTCCATTAGAAGAGTGTGATGATTATGTAGACGCAACTAATTTAGCAAATGATGGTTTTGACAATTTTGATATTGAAACTGCCTTTACTCAATTAATTAAAAATGTATTCCCTGTTGGACAAAGACCTTTTCTTGAAATATCATATTACGAGTCTTACGATGATGCATTGTTAATTGTGAATCCAATTACTAATTCAACTGATTATAGAAATATAACGGCAAATGCTCAGCCTATTTGGGCAAGAGTAGACAGTAGTTTAAATACTGATAGTGGTTGTAAGGGTATTAAAGAGCTTCGACTTGTTGTAAACCCTTTACCAGATGTGGATTTAGGTGTAAACTTTACCCTTTGTGTTGATCCTGTAACAGGAATAGGTTCTGAAATTGTAGATGCTACACCCGCAACTCCTGGAAATTATCAATATGTATGGACTCCTTCCAACCCTAATGTTGATGCATTAGGAAATGAAAGTGCTCAATTTGATATTACACAAGCTGGTACTTTTTCAGTAATTGTTTCTAATTCTACTACAGGTTGTCAAAATTTCGACAGTATAACAGCAGACTTTTCTTCTGAACCTGCTACATTTACCGCTAATGTGATAACTCCAGCTTTTTCCACAGGCTTAACAACAATTGAATGCATTGCTACTGGTGGTTTTGGTACATATGAGTATAGTCTAAACCTTATTGATTGGCAAACTAGCCCAATATTTACAGATTTACCAAATGGAACTTACACCGCATATGTAAGAGATATTCAAGGCTGTGATATATTGTCAGTTCCTAATCTATTTGCAATAACTTATCCTAACTTTTTTACTCCAAATGGAGATGGGTATCATGATACATGGAATATAACTGATTTAGATGATACTTATAATGCTAATATTTTTATCTACGATAGATATGGAAAATTATTAAAGCAAATTACTCCTAATGGCCAAGGGTGGAATGGAACTTTTAATGGACAGCCATTACCATCAACAGATTATTGGTTTAGAATTGAATATACAGAAAGTAACGTGAGAAAAGAATTTAAATCACATTTTAGTTTAATTAGATAA
- a CDS encoding aspartate kinase codes for MKIFKFGGASVKDADGVKNVLNVMQQVGHENVLVIISAMGKTTNAFEEVIKNYFEKSPALQSSIQEVKKYHNQILLDLFDDEEHDVFYTVNSHFEDLEYFIRSNKSPNYNFVYDQIVSFGELLSTTIVSAYFNENGLYNNWIDVRNLIKTDNTYRDANVDWEATQKRITKNIKKNTLNITQGFIGADDNNFTTTLGREGSDYSAAIFAYCIGAESVTIWKDVPGVLNADPRYFENALLLNQISYREAIELAFYGASVIHPKTLQPLQKKEIPLYVKSFINPLLAGTSVSRGADLEPHIPCYIVKKGQLLLSLSSLDFSFIMEEHISEIFALFHQHKLKVNLIQNSAISFSVCIEDKFNNFMEVKNILAKKFKVTFNENVSLYTIRHFDENVKEIVENNKTVLLKQISRETMQIVTKE; via the coding sequence ATGAAAATATTTAAATTTGGTGGAGCTTCTGTAAAAGATGCTGATGGAGTAAAAAACGTATTGAATGTAATGCAGCAAGTAGGGCATGAAAATGTCTTAGTGATTATTTCTGCAATGGGAAAAACCACTAATGCTTTTGAAGAAGTAATTAAAAATTATTTCGAAAAATCTCCAGCTTTACAATCGTCTATTCAAGAAGTAAAAAAATACCACAATCAAATTTTATTAGATTTATTTGATGATGAAGAGCACGACGTTTTTTATACGGTAAACAGTCATTTTGAAGATTTAGAATATTTTATTAGGAGTAACAAATCGCCAAACTACAATTTTGTATACGATCAAATTGTAAGTTTTGGAGAACTTTTATCAACAACAATTGTTAGTGCTTATTTTAACGAAAACGGATTGTATAACAATTGGATTGATGTGCGTAATCTTATTAAAACAGATAACACATACAGAGATGCAAATGTAGACTGGGAAGCCACTCAAAAAAGAATTACAAAAAACATAAAAAAGAACACTTTAAACATTACACAAGGTTTTATAGGCGCAGATGACAATAACTTTACAACTACTTTAGGACGTGAAGGTTCCGATTATTCTGCAGCAATTTTTGCTTATTGTATAGGTGCAGAAAGTGTTACTATTTGGAAAGATGTACCAGGAGTTTTAAATGCTGACCCAAGATATTTTGAAAATGCTCTTTTATTGAATCAAATTTCATATAGAGAAGCAATTGAATTGGCTTTTTATGGAGCAAGTGTTATTCACCCAAAAACATTACAACCGCTTCAAAAAAAAGAAATTCCTTTATACGTAAAGTCATTTATTAACCCGCTTTTAGCAGGAACAAGTGTTTCTCGTGGAGCCGATTTAGAACCGCACATTCCTTGCTATATTGTTAAAAAAGGACAATTGTTACTTTCGCTTTCTTCGTTAGATTTTTCATTTATTATGGAAGAGCATATCAGCGAAATTTTTGCGCTATTTCACCAACATAAATTAAAAGTAAATCTAATTCAAAATTCGGCCATTAGTTTTTCCGTTTGTATTGAAGACAAATTCAATAATTTTATGGAAGTGAAAAATATTTTGGCTAAAAAGTTCAAAGTAACATTCAACGAGAATGTATCGCTTTACACGATTAGACATTTTGACGAAAACGTAAAAGAAATTGTAGAAAACAATAAAACGGTTTTGCTAAAACAAATTTCAAGAGAAACCATGCAAATTGTAACGAAAGAGTAG
- a CDS encoding enoyl-CoA hydratase/isomerase family protein codes for MDGVIKTSIENNIATVSFFHPASNSFPSLLLANLTQELNVLSENNSINLIVLKSEGNGAFCAGASFDELLKVNNLEEGRLFFSGFANVVNAMRNCSKIIIGRVHGKAVGGGVGIISACDYVFATNNASTKLSELAIGIGPFVIEPAVSRKIGKTAMTEMTLAATEWKTAEWGLNKGLFTQLFSSLDELDNSLSNFALNLASYNPEALTEIKKVIWEGTENWNTLLYERAEISGKLVLSDFTKNALQKFKTK; via the coding sequence ATGGACGGAGTAATTAAAACATCTATAGAAAATAATATTGCAACGGTAAGTTTTTTTCACCCCGCTAGTAATTCTTTTCCTAGTTTACTACTCGCAAATTTAACTCAAGAATTAAATGTCTTGAGCGAAAATAATTCAATTAATCTAATTGTTTTGAAAAGTGAAGGTAATGGTGCTTTTTGTGCTGGAGCCTCTTTTGACGAACTTTTAAAAGTGAATAATTTAGAAGAAGGTAGGTTGTTTTTCTCTGGCTTTGCCAATGTAGTTAATGCTATGCGTAATTGCTCAAAAATCATTATTGGAAGAGTTCATGGAAAAGCAGTTGGTGGTGGAGTAGGAATAATCTCCGCTTGTGATTATGTTTTTGCTACAAATAATGCTTCAACAAAATTATCTGAATTAGCAATTGGTATTGGTCCATTTGTAATTGAACCAGCGGTATCAAGAAAAATAGGTAAAACTGCAATGACAGAAATGACTCTTGCTGCTACCGAATGGAAAACAGCCGAATGGGGTCTAAATAAAGGCCTGTTTACTCAATTATTTAGTTCTTTAGATGAACTGGATAATTCTTTAAGTAACTTTGCTTTAAACCTTGCAAGTTATAACCCTGAAGCACTTACTGAAATAAAAAAAGTAATATGGGAAGGAACCGAAAACTGGAATACATTACTTTATGAAAGAGCTGAAATATCAGGAAAATTAGTTTTATCTGATTTTACAAAAAATGCTTTACAAAAATTCAAAACCAAATGA